GCCGGGATCGATTCATGAAGGAGGAGAGCTTGGTTATAGCATTTCTCATGCCTTTGGCGCTGCTTTCGATAATCCAGATTTGTTGGTCGTGGCAGCAGTTGGAGATGGGGAGTCAGAAACTGGGCCGCTAGCGACTTCATGGCATGCTAATAAGTTCCTAAACCCAATTAGAGATGGTGCTGTTTTACCAGTCTTACATCTAAATGGCTACAAAATTAATAATCCGACATTGTTATCGCGCATTTCACATGATGAGCTCAATAATCTTTTTGTAGGCTATGGTTGGACACCCTATTTTGTTGAAGGGGATGACCCTATGGTGATGCATGCAAACATGGCTGAAACGATGGAAAAGTGCGTAACTGAGATTCGTGATATACAAAAACAAGCCCGCACAAGCGGGATAGCGAAAAGACCGCGGTGGCCGATGATTATATTGCGATCGCCAAAAGGATGGACTGGGCCAAAGTTTGTTGATCAGCATAAAGTTGAGGGATTTTGGCGTGCGCATCAAGTTCCACTGGGTAATGTACGTGATAATCCCGAGCATCTTGCACAATTAGAGGCTTGGTTAGCTAGTTATCACCCAGAAGAATTATTTGACGATACTGGAAAATTGCGCCCAGAACTCAAAGCCCTAGCGCCTAAGGGCGTACGTCGAATGAGTGCTAATCCGCATGCTAATGGTGGATTGATTCGCCAAGACTTACGGATGCCAGACTTTACTGAATATGGGGTTCAATTGCCTGGGCCAGCTAAAATTTCTGTTGGAAACACACGACCACTTGGTGAGTTTCTACGTGAAGTGATGCGCAATAATATGCAGAATTTTAGACTGTTTGGGCCCGATGAAAACACATCAAATAAGCTCGATAGTGTGTATGAAGTGAGTAAGAAAATGTGGTTAGCTGACTATCTGCCAGAAGATGAAGATGGCGGTGAGCTTGCGCCAGATGGGCGGGTAATGGAAATGCTATCTGAACATACAATTGAGGGCTGGCTGGAAGGCTATTTGCTGACAGGTCGACATGGTTTTTTCTCCACCTATGAAGCATTTGTTCATGTGATTGACTCAATGTTTAATCAACATGCCAAGTGGTTGGATATGGCTAAATCTGTCCCGTGGCGCGCACCAATCTCATCGTTGAATTTACTCATTACTTCCACCGTTTGGCGGCAAGACCACAATGGGTTTACCCATCAGGACCCAGGTTTTTTAGATATCGTTGTGAATAAAAGCCCGTCAGTGACGCGTATTTATCTGCCTCCTGATGCAAATTGTTTACTTTCTGTCGCCAGTCATTGCCTTAAAAGCACAAACTATATCAATGTGATTGTGGCAGATAAGCAAAAACATTTGCAGTATTTAAATATGGATGATGCGATTAAACATTGTACAAAGGGACTTGGCATATGGGATTGGGCAAGCAATGATAATGGGGCTGTGCCCGATCTTGTGATGGCAAGTGCTGGTGATATTCCAACCAAAGAAGCGCTGGCAGCTGTCATCCTTCTGCGAGAATACTTCCCTGAGTTAAAAATTCGATTTATTAATGTTGTTGATTTATATAAATTAACATCACCTAGCCAACACCCGCATGGCATGTCAGATAGTGAATTTGATAGTCTATTTACCAAAGATAAGCCAGTGATTTTCAATTTTCATGGTTACCCTTGGCTGATACATCGTATGACTTATCGTCGCACTAATCATGATAATTTTCATGTGCATGGCTATAATGAAAAAGGCAGCATCAACACCCCATTAGAATTAGCGATTCAGAATAAGATTGATCGTTTTAGTTTAGTCATGAGCGCCATTGATCTCATCCCTCAGCTTCAAGTAATTGGCGCACATGCAAGAGAGAAGGTGCGTAACCAGCAGATTAATTGTTGTCAATATGCCTATCAACATGGTGTAGATTTACCTGAAGCAGATGAGTGGATTTGGCCATTTTGAATGTATTAACGATCAATTGCGGATCTTCCAGTTTAAAAGCAAGCTTTTTTTCAGAAGATGGCCTTCGGCAAAATTTTCATTATGCGCAGAACAAACACGATCCATCTCATGCGTTTGAGGAAAATCTCAAGCAACTGTTGAATGATTTAGGCGGCAATATCCCCAATATTGTTGGTCATCGGTTTGTGCATGGTGGTGAAGTGACTGACCTTGCTCGATTAGTGGATAAGACTGAGCGTCATCGATTAGAGACTATCATCCCACTTGCGCCACTACACTTGCCCAACAATTTGCTTGGCCTAGATAGTTGCGCTAGATACTTTAACGTGCCTCAAATTGCTTGTTTCGATACCGCTTTCCACAGCACAATGCCTGCTTTAGCAAAGCGTTTACCAATTCCTAACACCCTAGCTATTCATCGCTTTGGGTTTCATGGTCTCAATTACGCATATATTGCAAAAACTTTACCTAAGGTTATCGACGAGATTGCATCAAAAAAAGTAATTGTTGCGCACCTAGGGAGTGGTGCTAGCTTGTGTATGCTGGAAAACTTGAAGTCTATCGATACCACCATGGGCTATACACCTGCAGGCGGTATCGTCATGGGAACCAGAAGTGGTGATTTAGATCCAGGGGTAATGTTGGCGCTAGCTGAACACTATGATCTGCAACAATTAAGAGAAGTGGTATTTAATGAAATGGGCTTGATCGCTCTTTCAGGCGGAGAAAGTGCTGATATGCAACAGCTATTATCGAGTCATACTGATGACGCAAAGTTTGCAGTAGCCTATTTTTGTCAGCAAATAAGAGGAGCAATTGGTGCTTTAGCCAGTAAGGCAGGGGGGGTTGATGCGCTGGTATTTACTGGAGGCATCGGAGAGCATTCGGCAATTATTCGCGAAAACATCTGCAGGCCGCTACACTTTATTGGCATTAAACTGGATAACAAGCTTAATCAATCTGCCGCAACGAGAATCGAATCTAATGACAGCAAGCCCATCGCTATCATCCAGGCAGATGAGGAATTAATGATATGTGATTTATGTTTGCGCACCCAACAATAAGTAAGCATATTACATAACTCAAGGTTGATAGAAGCAGGCGCTTGAGTTGACCTTTTTTTTAAATAAGGCGCGCCTTTCTAATCAATAATATTCAATTGATTAGGTTTAAAACACCCGTTAAGTTGTTGTATAATCTTGCTAGATTATTCAATATGGTCGCATCAGCACATCGCTAGCTAGCGGTTTTTAAGCTATTAACATTTTAAGGAAAAAATAATGAGTCAAATTGTTTTAGAACACAACCCATCCGAAGAAAAATTAAAAGAGCTAGGTGTAGCTAGCTGGTCTATCTGGGATTGCGCACCTTCAAAATTCCCCTTAGATTTTGGCATGACTGAAACGGCATATGTGCTTGAAGGTGAGTTTCACGTTTATCCAGAAGGCGGTGAAAAAGTCATTGTCAAAGCGGGTGATTTGGTTGTATTTCCAAAAGGCTTGAAATCTAACTGGGAAGTTGTTAAACAACTCAAAAAACATTACAAACATTCCTAAGCATTAAATACGTAAAAAGCCTAGCTTTACGCTAGGCTTTTTTATGTGCAAATTATCCAAATAAATACTTATTTAGCATTTGCAAAGTAGCTGGCAATGCCGTGAATGTCTTCATTTTTAAAGTCATGCATCAGTGATGGCTGTGAAACATGATACTCACGCACATCTTTTATTGCAGCGACTAATTCATCATAAGAACGACCATTAAGAGAAGGTGCGTCAGTAGCAATCGTTTTTATGCGATGATCATGACAGCCCGCACAAACCTGTGCTTTTTCTGAGGTAACGGTTTTTGTTTGTTGCTCAGCACAACCCGTTAAAGAAAGTAAAGTTAATCCCAACAAAAAATAGTTCATTATCGCTCCTTAGTGAGTATCGTTTACAAAAAATAGCAGTTAGCCACCGATTTCATTGTTCATCATTAAGTCAATTTGAAAATGTAACAACGGATACGAAAATTATAGCCATTCGTTTATCTGTATCGCTACACGTGCTAACACGTAGTGATTCACGCATATCAATAGCGCTTGCCTTAATTATTGCCGCACTTGAACTAAGCCCGTTTTGGCATACAATAGATCTCTAGTCCAAATAAGGAGCATAAGATGCAAATTAAAGTGGAAAAACCAGATGCAGCAAAATTAGCGTCTTTAGGTGTCAGTCGTTGGCCTATTTGGTCAAAAGAAATTTCTAATTTTCCTTGGGATTAT
This region of Methylophilaceae bacterium genomic DNA includes:
- a CDS encoding phosphoketolase family protein encodes the protein MLNDSLKRSQQALTNIHAYWRACNYLAAGMIYLWDNPLLKEPLESAHIKQRLLGHWGASPGLSFIYVHLNQLINKYDLNAIFLAGPGHGAPGVLAPTYLEGTYSEVYPNKGENEIGLRQFFKEFSFPGGVGSHCTPEMPGSIHEGGELGYSISHAFGAAFDNPDLLVVAAVGDGESETGPLATSWHANKFLNPIRDGAVLPVLHLNGYKINNPTLLSRISHDELNNLFVGYGWTPYFVEGDDPMVMHANMAETMEKCVTEIRDIQKQARTSGIAKRPRWPMIILRSPKGWTGPKFVDQHKVEGFWRAHQVPLGNVRDNPEHLAQLEAWLASYHPEELFDDTGKLRPELKALAPKGVRRMSANPHANGGLIRQDLRMPDFTEYGVQLPGPAKISVGNTRPLGEFLREVMRNNMQNFRLFGPDENTSNKLDSVYEVSKKMWLADYLPEDEDGGELAPDGRVMEMLSEHTIEGWLEGYLLTGRHGFFSTYEAFVHVIDSMFNQHAKWLDMAKSVPWRAPISSLNLLITSTVWRQDHNGFTHQDPGFLDIVVNKSPSVTRIYLPPDANCLLSVASHCLKSTNYINVIVADKQKHLQYLNMDDAIKHCTKGLGIWDWASNDNGAVPDLVMASAGDIPTKEALAAVILLREYFPELKIRFINVVDLYKLTSPSQHPHGMSDSEFDSLFTKDKPVIFNFHGYPWLIHRMTYRRTNHDNFHVHGYNEKGSINTPLELAIQNKIDRFSLVMSAIDLIPQLQVIGAHAREKVRNQQINCCQYAYQHGVDLPEADEWIWPF
- a CDS encoding acetate kinase; this translates as MLNVLTINCGSSSLKASFFSEDGLRQNFHYAQNKHDPSHAFEENLKQLLNDLGGNIPNIVGHRFVHGGEVTDLARLVDKTERHRLETIIPLAPLHLPNNLLGLDSCARYFNVPQIACFDTAFHSTMPALAKRLPIPNTLAIHRFGFHGLNYAYIAKTLPKVIDEIASKKVIVAHLGSGASLCMLENLKSIDTTMGYTPAGGIVMGTRSGDLDPGVMLALAEHYDLQQLREVVFNEMGLIALSGGESADMQQLLSSHTDDAKFAVAYFCQQIRGAIGALASKAGGVDALVFTGGIGEHSAIIRENICRPLHFIGIKLDNKLNQSAATRIESNDSKPIAIIQADEELMICDLCLRTQQ
- a CDS encoding cupin domain-containing protein, with the protein product MSQIVLEHNPSEEKLKELGVASWSIWDCAPSKFPLDFGMTETAYVLEGEFHVYPEGGEKVIVKAGDLVVFPKGLKSNWEVVKQLKKHYKHS